In one Triplophysa dalaica isolate WHDGS20190420 chromosome 9, ASM1584641v1, whole genome shotgun sequence genomic region, the following are encoded:
- the LOC130429058 gene encoding myelin-associated glycoprotein-like: MVVFQFCLFACFLYLRAYSASDDNWDATVPKSVVGLSGSCVVIPCTYNYPSNGKTYTDFTGIWYKGDSDIIYHKDTSKIISKFKNRTSLIGSLNQKNCTLKISSLQHDDQGQYMFRIEIKDLDMYSYQRRNVSITVKDSPELPSISVEGEVTSQKEVTATCVVSHSCPSDPPRLTWSHKGKTTSDSQPQVDGQLKLISYLTFTPSREDHNKPLSCSAVFPPSKTVSNNKKLKFKYRPFNVNVRSSPVKENESIGLTCFTDSNPPAHSFQWFGSTGSPLANGSTYRMNHVTRYTEAISCTATNTEGKNSSGPQRINVLYPPEIKSGSSCVSETFIVCVCIVDSSPPSEVKWLGPSSTFPSSGVEQNGSLTIFTLQGWLGFPETVNCSASNSEGNSVMTLSVPHNGLIIYLVVTSVVVVVIVVVISACVAKRHCGRRPAQSVLDVKNDHNELKTTPKSDTSSQEQQNVDLYTNYEEIDQPVYKNFECDDGNPSCEQDEDEAIYANT; encoded by the exons ATGGTGGTTTTCCAGTTctgtttatttgcatgttttctcTACCTCAGAG CATATTCTGCAAGTGATGATAATTGGGATGCCACAGTACCAAAGTCAGTAGTGGGTCTGTCTGGCTCATGTGTGGTGATCCCCTGTACGTACAACTATCCATCAAATGGAAAGACATACACAGACTTTACAGGAATCTGGTACAAAGGTGACTCTGATATAATCTACCATAAAGACACTTCCAAAATCATCAGCAaattcaagaatcgcaccagcCTTATTGGTTCCTTGAATCAGAAAAACTGCACTTTGAAAATTAGCTCTTTACAACACGATGACCAAGGACAATACATGTTCCGGATTGAGATTAAAGATCTGGACATGTACTCATACCAACGAAGAAATGTTTCTATAACTGTGAAAG ATTCACCCGAGCTTCCCAGCATCTCTGTGGAAGgggaagtgacatcacagaaGGAAGTGACCGCTACCTGTGTTGTGTCACATTCCTGTCCGTCTGACCCGCCGCGTCTCACCTGGAGCCACAAAGGCAAAACCACAAGTGACTCACAACCACAAGTGGACGGCCAATTGAAGTTAATATCATATCTGACTTTCACACCATCCAGAGAAGACCATAATAAACCTCTCAGCTGCTCTGCAGTATTTCCTCCGTCAAAAACagtgtccaacaacaaaaagctcaaatttaaat ATCGTCCATTTAATGTGAATGTACGGAGTTCACCGGTGAAGGAAAATGAGTCTATCGGACTGACCTGCTTCACTGATAGTAATCCTCCTGCTCATAGCTTCCAGTGGTTCGGCTCAACAGGATCTCCGTTGGCAAATGGAAGCACCTATAGAATGAATCATGTGACCCGTTATACTGAAGCCATTTCCTGCACCGCCACCAACACAGAGGGAAAAAACAGTTCAGGTCCTCAGAGGATTAATGTCTTGT ATCCTCCTGAGATTAAAAGTGGGTCTTCCTGTGTATCAGAGACTTTTATAGTCTGTGTCTGTATTGTGGACTCAAGCCCTCCCAGTGAAGTCAAGTGGCTCGGTCCCTCGAGTACTTTCCCCAGCTCTGGTGTTGAACAAAATgggtctcttaccatattcacCCTTCAGGGATGGCTGGGATTCCCTGAAACAGTCAATTGCTCTGCCAGTAACAGTGAAGGAAACTCTGTCATGACTCTGTCAGTGCCGCATAATG GTTTAATAATATATCTGGTTGTTacttctgttgttgttgttgttattgtagTGGTCATTTCAGCGTGTGTAGCCAAGAGACACTG TGGACGAAGACCTGCACAAAGTGTACTGGATGTGAAGAATGACCACAATGAACTGAAGACAACCCCAAAGTCAGACACATCCAG CCAAGAACAACAAAACGTTGACTTATACACAAATTATGAAGAAATAGACCAACCTGTTTATAAGAATTTTGAG TGTGATGATGGAAACCCGTCATGTGAGCAAGATGAAGATGAAGCGATCTACGCTAACACctaa